A genome region from Triticum aestivum cultivar Chinese Spring chromosome 2B, IWGSC CS RefSeq v2.1, whole genome shotgun sequence includes the following:
- the LOC123042263 gene encoding uncharacterized protein has protein sequence MAGTKAAVMKLAVVLLAMSQLVHMATPTADPTTASSLLVTSVSPSGGVISKPSHGIREEKVLLDAAKPSIPVPPPPHLILPCKGRGC, from the exons ATGGCGGGCACAAAAGCAGCAGTGATGAAGCTGGCGGTCGTCCTCCTGGCCATGAGCCAGCTCGTCCACATGGCGACGCCAACGGCCGATCCAACGACTGCATCGTCTCTGCTGGTTACCAGCGTTTCCCCTTCTG GGGGAGTCATTTCTAAACCCAGCCATGGCATCAGGGAAGAGAAGGTGCTGCTCGATGCGGCCAAGCCCAGCATCCCTGTTCCGCCTCCTCCCCACCTCATCCTACCATGCAAGGGAAGAGGGTGCTAA